The Spea bombifrons isolate aSpeBom1 chromosome 4, aSpeBom1.2.pri, whole genome shotgun sequence genome segment gtgctgggggggctattactgtatacagtgctggggggtctATTACTGTTTAAAATCTGTCTACACTTTTCTGATCGCAGTCGGTGTCGGTTATTGTAGTAACTGCAGTTCCCATCATCCTTGCGTCTTTGGCTTCCAGGAGTTTTACTTCAGCTGCACAGTGACCCCGTTTGGTCTCTTCTATGAGGGTGGGGGTCTGCGCTTGCGCTTTAAACGCTCTGTTATTGTTGAATGCAGCTCTTTGCTATTGAGGATTCAGTAGTTCGGTGGGTTTTTAGAAGCCTTAGTGTCAGACGTCTCCCTTTCCCGCAGGCCGGCGCGGCGGTGGGAtaatgggggtgggggtgcactGAGGACATGTCGGCGCATGCTCCCCGCTCAGATGCCTGGCTGTGCTGTTCGCTGTACCGACGGCCGCCTGCTAACGGGTTTAAGAGACGCCCTGCTTCTTGTAGTCATATTTAGGACGCGTTCTGTGGATGGGAATAACGCGGCCGTTACTGCCCCTTGCGGCGACCTAACAGCGTTTATTATCTTTGCCTACAGAGAAATTCAAGACTTTCCTGCAGGAGTTTTATAAGGATGACGAGCTGGGAAAGAAGCACTTCAAGTATGGGGTTCAGCTGGTGAGTGTGAAGAGCGTCTGTATTCATATTTCCATCATCTTTCATGCTATAAAGCAGATGTATATCTTTAGACAACGTTCTGATCGTATTGTGACTCCTAACCGGTCGAATGGCCGATCTACTTTGTCTTGTTCAGGCTAACGTTGCTCACAGGGAGCAGGTCGCCCTGTACATCGACCTCGACGACCTGGCGGAAGAGGACCCGGAGCTGGTCGACTCGATCTGCGAGAACGCCAGGAGATACACGAACCTCTTCGCCGACGCTGTCCAGGAACTGCTGCCTCAGTACAAGGAGAAAGAGGTGGGTTAAGGCGATGGGGAATCTCTAAAGGGGTCCGCATTAAATGACTGGGGGGGGATTTGTCCATCTAGTGATGTCTGATCGGACACTAGAACAGTTCTAGATAAATGGGTACGATTGGTTTGGTATCTGGCGAGCGCCGCTGTCAGACACTTGGTTGTAAGAGGTATTTAAACctgatggggggaggggggctgaCTTGCTTAGGTATTGAGACCTGATGGTTTGTGGTGTTTGCAGCTGGTGCTGAAAGACTCCTTGGACGTCTATATAGAACACAGGCTGATGCTCGAACAGCGAGGGAAAGACCCCAATGAGCTTCGGGATGCGCACAACCAGTACCCTTCCGAGCTCATGCGCAGATTGTGAGTAAAGAGATTAATGCCTGATCTTCAAGCATAGAGAACGTTTGTAGGaatgcattttataaaagaaatcCCCGTCAAACCATTTCACAGATCTTTAGACGTGCGTTTAGTATCTGCCCCTCTCTGAGGAAGCATCGGATTATTGTGCGTCTCTCAATCAACACGGGGCTCTTTAATGTAAAATCGCCTCTTAGGATCGGGGGAATGGATTGTTTAGCGCGTTCTGCAGTTTGTGATCATTGCACAACTCCGTGATTGGGTTCCTCCTCGTCTGAGACCGTGTCTGCTCTCTCTCCTCCTATATAGCGAGCTTTACTTCAAGGCCCCAAGCAGTGCCAAGGCCCGCGTGGTCAGGGATGTGAAAGCGGAGTCCATTGGCAAGCTGGTCACCGTCCGGGGCATCGTCACCAGGGTCACAGAGGTGAAGCCTATGATGGTGGTGGCAACTTACACGTGTGACCAGTGTGGTGCGGAGACCTATCAGCCGGTGAGTGATAAGGGAACCTGGTTTAGCTTTGAAATCTGCGGCTTCGTCGGTGTGGATAGCCGGTGTGTTGGCGAAATAACTTTTTAGTTCAGACTTTGTAAAGTGTATCATTTATATTCTGGGATACAATGCAATTGTTTGACGTAGCGCGACTCTAATCCTCATTGATGACTTATAGCCCCGAATTACCAAGGCACCAAACCTTTGTCGGAATTGTTTTTAATGCTTAAATGTAACTTTAGAAGCGTTTTTATAAGCTgtgtattaataattaaatgtattctctctctccccctagATACAATCTCCAACCTTCATGCCTCTCATCATGTGTCCCAGCAAAGAGTGTCAGACTAACCGGTCCGGCGGCCGGCTCTACCTGCAGACCCGCGGCTCCAAGTTCATCAAGTTCCAGGAGCTGAAGATACAGGAGCATGTGAGTTACACAAATGGCACTTGGCGTATTGATTTAAAAGAACATGGCGGCCCTTACGGTTTAGCTCCAGGAATGTTAGAGCGGTCAGGACCATGCGTTTAGTACGGCTGAATAACCGAGGTGTCTCCTCTCCCCAGAGCGACCAGGTGCCAGTCGGTAATATTCCTCGCTGCATGTCGGTGTTCGTGCGAGGGGAGAACACGCGTTTGGCACAACCTGGAGACCATGTTGGCATCACAGGAGTCTTCCTGCCCATGCTGAAGACCGGGTTCAGGCAGGTGGCGCAAGTAAGTGTGGGGGGGACTTCTGTCCGAGCTCGGCGGCCATGGCATGCGTTCAAACTGAGTAACAGTGATCTGTGAGGGTTTTATTACACTGATAACTTGTCTGTCCTTCAGGGACTACTCTCCGAAACGTACATGGAGGCTCATCGATTGGTGTTGATGAACAAGACGGAGGATGATGAGTTGGGAACAGAGGAACTGAGTGAAGAGGAGCTGCAGCAGATCACAGGTCCGGTGAAATGATTGTTTTTGGTTTCTATATAGACTGTCTCTACCAAGATGCCGTCTAATCTGCTCACAATAACCGAGACTGGTACATTCTCCATACAGAGGAGGATTTCTACGAGAAGCTGGCAGCCTCCATCGCCCCTGAGATCTACGGCCACGAGGACGTGAAGAAGGCGCTCCTGCTTCTGCTAGTGGGTGGCGTTGACCACTCTCCCCGTGGCATGAAAATTAGAGGTCGGTGGAAGTTTTTCAATTCAGCCTTTGACTTTTTGGGACTATAAGCATGAATTCTCATGTAATATTCTGAATGTTCCGTCATTTTTCTCCAGGAAACATAAACATCTGCTTAATGGGAGATCCAGGAGTAGCCAAATCTCAGCTTCTGTCCTACATAGACCGTCTGGCGCCACGCAGTGAGTGCTGGGGGTTGCTCTCTGTTCATTGCATGCCCACTACTTGAATAATCGGACGAGACCTTCCTGTCAtaacttaatttttattttattatggaaTGCGGGGTATTGTCCGGAGGTTTGTGTTAAACGGCAGTCTTCCCTCCGCCTTTTAGGTCAGTACACCACGGGCCGCGGCTCCTCTGGGGTTGGTCTCACGGCCGCCGTGATGAAGGATTCGGTGACCGGAGAGATGACCCTGGAAGGTGGCGCGCTGGTTCTGGCAGATCAGGGTGTCTGCTGCATTGACGAGTTTGACAAGATGATGGACACTGACAGGACAGCCATTCACGAGGTCATGGAACAGCAGACCATCTCCATCGCCAAAGTAAGCGATGCGTTTCTGTGTCCTCCTTGCTTAAGACTTCATGTTTTTGGAGCTTACTGGTAAAGAACGTGTGATTTTGTGTTAACTTGGTCTCTTTTTCTCTGTCTTCAGGCTGGGATTATGACCACGCTGAACGCACGTTGCTCCATCCTCGCCGCCGCCAACCCTGCCTACGGAAGATACAACCCCAAGAAAACGGTGGAACAAAATATCCAACTTCCAGCGGCCCTGCTTTCCAGATTTGATCTACTGTGGCTTATCCAGGACAAACCAGACAGGGACAACGACCTCAGGTGTGATTGGTTATTCTTGGTTTAGGTTGGCAATCAACTGGCATAAGACTTGTTCTTGGCACTTATGGAGTCTGTGTATACCATGCCTGTCTGGACAAGTACTGCACGTCCAGCGGGGATGGCCAGATGCCACGGTCTTAACCCTGTTTGGCTCACAAAGTACCTCTGTTTCCCCTCTTGCACTCAGGCTCGCCCAGCACATCACCTATGTCCATCAGCACAGCAAACAGCCGCCTTCTCAGTTCCAACCCATGGACATGAAGCTCATGAGGTGAGTCCTCGCTCGGCCGCGGGTTCTTGTGGAGGTGCGCGGGGTGAGTGTCTGACCGTTGTGTTGACCGTGTCCTGCCCTCGTTCTCCAGGCGTTACATCACAATGTGCAAGCGCAAGCAGCCCGCCATACCAGAATCCCTGGCTGACTACCTAACGGCCGCCTACGTAGAGATGAGGAAGGAGGCGCGGACCAACAAGGACACCACTTTCACGTCCCCTCGAACCCTGCTGTCTGTCCTGAGGCTCTCCACTGCTCTGGTGAGTGACGTCTAGTCCGGCTGGAGAGAGCGGAGACCTGCGCATGCCATTCCTCGAGCGCCTACTCCGCCGTCGCACCTTGTCCCGCGGGCTTCAAAGTGCTGTTCGTGCAGGTAGCTTTTCTGATGGACCTACTGTGTGGGCAGCACTTCCCAAGCCCGTGGCGACGCTTACGCGTGCGAGCCGTGCCCCCCGAGACCGGCCGGTGTTGACAGGCAGAGACAGGAGCAAGTGCTGGTGAGTTCCTGAGAGCATTGCACTTGTCTCGGTCTGACAGTGTTGGCAAAACCCTGCAACGAAAAGGCCGCTGATTCTTCGTACGGTAACATTTCTCTTATCATGCAAGATACGTTATCTCAAACTCATTTATTGTCTAAGAAATCCTGTGTACTTTTCTGGAACTGCTCTGGTTGTTGCTTTCCTTGGAGATTTGGACAGACCTGTACTGACTGATGCCCTTGGCGTTACGGGTATTAAGTTTAGACGGATAATTCTAAGCGGTGCGGAGGTGATACAGACCATGAGTTAAGCCGCCAGAAACATCCGCTGGCTCTGGAAacgataaatatttaaaagccaGTTAAGCGAAGGAGGGTTGGGGGATATTTAAGGCGGCGCTCCTCAAGGGACACCTAACAGTCAGATTTAGGCATCACTCAGGTGTCGAAGGTGTTAGGAACTTAAACACACTCCAGACACCGGAGTGATGCCTAAATCCTGGACCGTTGGGTGAGGGTTGAGGAGCGCTGATGGCTGAGTGACTGTCAGTCCTCCCCGGCTGTACCTTGGGAGATGTGAATCTGAATACACGGAACATCGAGGAGCGGAATCCTTGCGTATGATTGCTCTAAGGAATCTTGTACTTCCGGCCCCGTCTGTGTAACGCTCGCTTTCTCACCCTCGCTAGGCCCGGCTGCGTCTGGAGGATGTCGTAGAAAAGGAGGATGTGAACGAGGCCATGAGGCTGATGGAGATGTCCAAAGACTCTCTGCTAGGGGACAGAGGGCAGACAACCAGGTAATGCCGTGGGCCAGAGCCCCTTAACTATGGGCCGATGGTCCTTTACGACTTACTGGTGGGTCAGGTCACCTGCCAGGCTAATAAAGCTGTGCGCATGGCTAAGGTAGAGTCTCACCCGCCCCCTTTGCCGTCTCTCACCCCGCCCCCTTTGTCGTCTCTCACCCGCCCCCTTTGCCGTCTCTCACCAGGACGCAGCGGCCGGCTGACGTCATCTTTGCCACGATCCGTGAAATGGTCCCGGAGAAAGGTGCCCGGAGCGTGAAGTTCTCGGAAGCGGAGCAGCGCTGCGTGTCCAAAGGCTTCACGCCGGCGCAGTTTGAGGCCGCCTTGGAAGAATACGAGGAACTCAACGTGTGGCTGGTAAACCAAGCCCGCACCAAGATCACCTTCGTCTAGCACTCGCCGCACTCTACACGCCGGCCCTCGGATGTTCTGTCCTCGCACGCTAAGCTCTCTCCGGTGTACGGCGTTCCGCGCGCTCTGCTGCATGGAGGTTCATGCGAAGAAACAAGTTTTATTGTAATTTCTGCGTATTTGGGGTAAAACCTTGGACTCTAATACTGCCCCTCGCCCTATAAATCATTCCTGGATACGGGACGTCGTAGATCAGGGATTTTTGACTTTTGTAGCTCAATAAAGACTctttattagtaaaaaaaaccttcatgtattttcttttaggtTACTCCGAATCCAGTGTTTTGCACTAAAATGGTCTTCCTTTTGAATGcctaaatattaaccccttaatgacagcaGCGTCTGAGCGCATGCACAGGAGCATCGCATGTTTAAATGTTCGGAGCCGCCATCGATTTCCAGCCTTACCCTTTGTCACATTTATTCTTCAGGGCGCCTTTTGCAAGGGTGACATCATAGGGGGGCAAATCAGTGGTACAGAGCCAAAGGGCGGGAAGATGGGATTATATAGAGAGTTATATTCATCAGTTTTTGTTGTAACGGACAGCTAATACAGCAAGCAAAGTTTTTAATATTCAAAAAGCGATAAATTGTAGCTTTTAATTACGAATGATGAGCAGGGTTGTCTTGGTGGGAGCACCAGCCGCAGATACAGAAGTGTCGgttacggggggggggtacgGTCATAAAATCCTCACGCGTGCAGATCTTACTCCGCTATGGGTAACGGGCGCTTACTGACCTCGTGCCGGCCGGCTGTGAAATAAACACCAGATGGTGGTAGCGCTCtacccacccccccaaaaaaaaagtgttttacgtaaatgttttgtataacttagaattttttacttttaggcTATCTTGCCTCTAGTAATGAGTGCCCAGGGTCAGCTGCGTTGGTGTAATTGCTATGTGTTTAGTGTAATTCCTCCTGTGGTCCCCCCCCGACACATGGATTACATTCATGGCCCGCTGGAGGCGGAACTTTTTTCCTTCTCCCCGGGCGGATAACTAAGTACACGGCGAGTAAAATTATGAACTCTCCTACTTCAAAGTAAGAGCAGTGGCGGTGCTCAGAATGAATCCCGTTAAGTGCATGAATGAATTCTGGGAGAACAGCCACGGCTTTTACTCTGAAGGACCTTTATGAGTTGTAACTGATGTATATTTTGTTCCTGGAGTGCCGGTGGGCTCTGTTGATCCCTGCTGAAGTGCCCACTGAGGCTTTTGGTTAATAAATGAGGACTGAGCTGGCAATGATTTGATTGGGTTTATAAATATACTGCATTGAGtgtttggatttttttgggGGTGTGTTGGGTGCTATGGTACCTGCCAGCAGTTATATTTCCTTTGCAGGTGGTAGTTATCTTTCTGCCCCGCTCTAGCTTGCTGCCGTAGGACACTTCCCCCCCTCCTTGGCGGTCGGTCAGCATCAAGCCTGTAAGTGGACCGGGCCTCCCTTCTGTAGCCAAAGCcaagtatttttcttttcctctcctTCTGCAGTTTTGCCAACTTTTTCTGTTTGGTCACTCATGGAGCGTGAGCTCTGTCAGTACACAGAGCTCGCCTCCAGCAACCGCTCCTCACCCACCGGGCGGAAGACGAGGTCACGGGCATGGTTTGGGGGAAAGTTCCTCAGGCAGGGGCCGCTCGCCAGGCTTCTCTCCTCTGGATGCCCCCCCCCGCATCTGTCCTTTCGGTGCTCGCGTCGGCCTTTATATTAGAGATCCCAGGGGCACCGCTTTTACCGTTCAATGTATTACTACCTGTACATGGGGAGGGTTTTTTGGTCGGCGTTACACTTttagtttaaatgtttaataccGACATGACGGGGAGGGGATAATCATGCAGCGCCAAAGAACAGGAAGGTAAGACAGCTGCTCCCACATAAAGTGAGGTTCAATCAATGGGGAGTTCAATTTGTATACCTGTGGAAGCTCAACTTAGACAAGGCATCAGTTGAACTTACCAAGCACCATTGTTTAGTGCACGTTCTCCTAGGTCTATTACGGCGCTAGAAAAACGGGGTCGGGGTTTCTTTAGCCGCGAACAGCAGGTGCCGGCCGGGGAGGAATAAACCCGGCCTCCGGATTTACGTTTGGCTGGCGCACTTCCCATCCCATCCCATCCCCCCACTTCCTGTCTCTTAAAACGCACATGTCACGGACCGTGGTGGTGAATACACTTTATTTCCTACGGAAGGATTTGCAGAAAATGTTTTCCAAGTTCGTTCACATTTGGGAAGGCGGGGCGTGCGGCCTAAGAACGGAGACTTCAGAAGAAGAGGCCCCTCATCCGCCGGCCGATGCCCTGGCGGTCGTAAAGAATGTTGAACTTGTTGACAAACTGGTTCATGGTGTTGCAGGTCTTGGTGatggttcccaggtatgacatcAGACCCACGTCATTACATTGCTGCAGGGAAGGGGGGAGAGTTAACAGGGGATATGCGAGAGAGGAGGGGGGAGTCGTAGGGTAAATCCAGCGAGGGAAGGAAAGGGAACCAAGGAGGAGATAAACGTTAAGCCAATAAACTCACATCGTAGAAGTCGGTCTTGAACTTATCGGTGCTGAGGACGGGAAGGCAGTGACAGAGCGCCGAGGCCTCCCGCAGAATCTCGTGATTAAAGGGCACCTCTCCTACGAAGAGGGAGAGAGGATCATGGTGCGGACACCTAACGCAGAGCCCAGGCCGGGAGCCAACCCCGGGAGCCGGCCAACATTCACCGCTCACGTCCTTACCTGCCTCGGCCGAGCGGACGTACTCCAGGATGAGGCGCACCCGGCTGTGCAGCATCTTGATGGCGCTGTGTTGGGCGATGAGATGCTCGGCCActaagagggagagagagtgagggGACAGTCTAAACCTTCCCATCCTCTCCGCTCGCAGTCCGTCTCTCACCTGTGGAATTCTCCCCGCTTCCAGTTGAGGTCATTCGGGCCACATGGTCCACCCCGATTCTCTCCGCTTCCTCGGTGGCCAAGGTGTACGGGAGCTCCGCCAGCAGCATGGTGGCCTGCGAGGGGCAGGAAGAGTTTGCAATGCGGTTAAAGGTGAACAGGAACTACGGCTACTCAATCAGGGAACTCAGACTCAGGGTGACTTTACACCTCACACGTCAGGCTACCGCCAGCACTCGATATTCACAAACACACTTACCTCTCCGTTTACAATATCAATCACCGACTCGTACACGCTGACGGGGAGCTGCCGAATAAGAGACACGGTCAATGAAGAGGGGCTGATGTCAGAAGGGGAGTTTTCACGTATTTATTACCCAGCAGGGGAACTTACGTCCGTGTGCTTTGTCATGGGGTTGAGCTTCAGAAAGAGTGGAGACTCTATGATTTCACAGacctggggaggaataaacagTAGCTTGGCCTGAGCTTTATGtgaagacagaaaaaaaggtaCGCTCCAACGCACCAACCCAACTaaacaattcccatgatgcattCTGTCCCCTTTAAACAGGAATTGCCCCTGGGAACGACCGCAAAATCCCCCGCTCACACTCCAGTACCTGTTTGTGGACGTGGATGTCCGATGGGTCCGGGGGGCCTCCGGTCGTATACCAGCCCAGAAACTCCATTTCTTTAAACACCTGCTTAACTGGAGAAAGGAGTCACGTT includes the following:
- the COPS6 gene encoding COP9 signalosome complex subunit 6, whose translation is MAANAGAADSAAASNGSGMEVDVDATALPTVMAQGVTGSVVVALHPLVILNISDHWIRMRSQEGRPVQVIGALIGKQEGRNIEVMNSFELLSQITDDKITINKEYYYTKEEQFKQVFKEMEFLGWYTTGGPPDPSDIHVHKQVCEIIESPLFLKLNPMTKHTDLPVSVYESVIDIVNGEATMLLAELPYTLATEEAERIGVDHVARMTSTGSGENSTVAEHLIAQHSAIKMLHSRVRLILEYVRSAEAGEVPFNHEILREASALCHCLPVLSTDKFKTDFYDQCNDVGLMSYLGTITKTCNTMNQFVNKFNILYDRQGIGRRMRGLFF
- the MCM7 gene encoding DNA replication licensing factor MCM7; the encoded protein is MPRDYQADKEKFKTFLQEFYKDDELGKKHFKYGVQLANVAHREQVALYIDLDDLAEEDPELVDSICENARRYTNLFADAVQELLPQYKEKELVLKDSLDVYIEHRLMLEQRGKDPNELRDAHNQYPSELMRRFELYFKAPSSAKARVVRDVKAESIGKLVTVRGIVTRVTEVKPMMVVATYTCDQCGAETYQPIQSPTFMPLIMCPSKECQTNRSGGRLYLQTRGSKFIKFQELKIQEHSDQVPVGNIPRCMSVFVRGENTRLAQPGDHVGITGVFLPMLKTGFRQVAQGLLSETYMEAHRLVLMNKTEDDELGTEELSEEELQQITEEDFYEKLAASIAPEIYGHEDVKKALLLLLVGGVDHSPRGMKIRGNINICLMGDPGVAKSQLLSYIDRLAPRSQYTTGRGSSGVGLTAAVMKDSVTGEMTLEGGALVLADQGVCCIDEFDKMMDTDRTAIHEVMEQQTISIAKAGIMTTLNARCSILAAANPAYGRYNPKKTVEQNIQLPAALLSRFDLLWLIQDKPDRDNDLRLAQHITYVHQHSKQPPSQFQPMDMKLMRRYITMCKRKQPAIPESLADYLTAAYVEMRKEARTNKDTTFTSPRTLLSVLRLSTALARLRLEDVVEKEDVNEAMRLMEMSKDSLLGDRGQTTRTQRPADVIFATIREMVPEKGARSVKFSEAEQRCVSKGFTPAQFEAALEEYEELNVWLVNQARTKITFV